A section of the Macadamia integrifolia cultivar HAES 741 chromosome 9, SCU_Mint_v3, whole genome shotgun sequence genome encodes:
- the LOC122089525 gene encoding pentatricopeptide repeat-containing protein At5g25630-like, producing SAIGQVLTLMEDFGVKPDVITFSTIMNAWSTAGLMDRCREIFDDMVEAGIEPDIHAYSILAKGYVRARQPEKAEALLTTMVDMGVCPNVVIFTTIISGWCSAAKMEYAIRVFEKMLESGVSPNVKTFDTLIWGFGEAKQPWKAEEMLQTMEDMRVLPEKSTIQLVLEAWRAVRLVSEANRFLSTVDQELLLPSDTKDEIPVDSLERIYQRQDLIAPYSNQLQVPGVVMSDQQGPTAANKRSRMVLRDTDLSSESLWSATKSILSTHTCGFGANSPIICRKQSQVHPGIYGQVVNSCRLVFLN from the coding sequence TCAGCAATTGGACAGGTACTGACATTAATGGAAGATTTTGGCGTCAAACCAGATGTGATAACATTCAGCACCATCATGAATGCATGGAGTACAGCTGGACTCATGGACAGATGCAGAGAGATCTTTGATGACATGGTGGAGGCTGGTATAGAACCTGACATCCATGCATATAGTATTCTTGCAAAAGGTTATGTGCGTGCACGTCAACCAGAGAAGGCTGAAGCTCTTCTAACAACAATGGTTGATATGGGTGTATGTCCGAATGTTGTGATCTTCACTACCATCATCAGTGGATGGTGCAGTGCAGCAAAAATGGAATATGCAATTAGAGTTTTTGAGAAGATGTTGGAATCTGGTGTCTCTCCCAATGTGAAGACGTTTGACACGCTGATATGGGGATTTGGAGAAGCAAAGCAGCCATGGAAAGCAGAAGAAATGCTTCAAACCATGGAAGATATGAGGGTCCTGCCTGAGAAGAGCACAATCCAGCTTGTTTTAGAGGCTTGGCGTGCCGTTCGTTTAGTGAGTGAGGCCAATAGGTTCTTGAGTACAGTAGATCAGGAATTGCTTCTTCCCTCAGATACGAAGGATGAGATACCAGTAGACAGCTTGGAAAGGATTTATCAGAGACAAGATCTGATAGCTCCTTATTCCAATCAGTTGCAGGTACCAGGGGTAGTCATGAGCGATCAACAAGGACCAACAGCTGCTAACAAAAGAAGCCGGATGGTGTTGAGAGATACAGATCTCTCATCAGAGAGTCTCTGGTCTGCTACTAAATCCATATTATCCACCCACACATGTGGGTTTGGGGCAAATTCACCAATTATATGCCGGAAGCAATCCCAAG